A region from the Cellvibrio sp. PSBB006 genome encodes:
- a CDS encoding beta-ketoacyl synthase N-terminal-like domain-containing protein, producing MENHDESIPFQSVAVIGLACNFPGAENPESYWDNLVKGVESITELSDAQLLNVGVNKEHLNDPKYVKKASLLKGVDLFDADFFSFTPREAEITDPQHRLLIENVYTALENAGYAPGKTKAKIGLYAGIGMNGYLLNNLLPRTDLIESMGMYPLLIGNDKCYAATQIAYKLDITGPVMAVDTACSTGLVATHQAYRSLLAYDCDIAVAGAVKLNVPQTGYYYEQGSINSPDGHCRAFDERAKGTIFGSGVGVVVLKRLEDALRDGDTIHAVIKGSSINNDGAAKVGFTAPGVKGQQEVISEALAFSEVDPESISYIEAHGTGTQLGDPIEFEALQGAFSSATQKKQFCALGSVKTNIGHLETAAGMASLIKVILALKNEKIPPSLHFENANPEVDFNNSCFYFNKTLMDWKVTDFPLRAGVSSFGIGGTNAHLILEQPPKPRVSESDIKTHLFPLSAKSKGALSLVVKNFKSYLIENPNANLADVAYTLQNGREDFSFRLVLRGGDIKEVLLSIESSNVDAVSGIDARRSKAPGNIADIGNEGIKDLPSLCKKLESDWLSGTDVNWKLIYGDEKRIRISLPSYPFERKPYWIDPPQHKSLIAFDNQFVEPPEKGEAEAIESYNCHFDSDIAQIQNIILRIWEDLLGKKDIAIHDNYFDLGGQSLTASRIMVRIEENTGIELQVQDLYEAATIEKLSRRVLENQMKILEEGVESLLAEI from the coding sequence ATGGAAAACCACGACGAATCCATTCCATTTCAAAGTGTTGCTGTTATTGGCTTGGCATGCAATTTCCCCGGTGCAGAAAATCCGGAATCATATTGGGATAACCTGGTAAAGGGCGTTGAATCAATAACTGAACTCTCGGATGCGCAGCTGCTCAACGTAGGTGTTAATAAAGAGCATTTAAATGATCCCAAATATGTTAAGAAAGCTTCGCTGTTAAAAGGTGTAGATCTGTTTGATGCTGATTTTTTCAGCTTTACTCCTCGAGAAGCGGAGATCACCGATCCGCAACATCGTTTATTGATCGAAAATGTATATACCGCGTTGGAAAATGCTGGCTATGCGCCGGGCAAAACCAAAGCCAAAATTGGCCTGTATGCTGGTATTGGCATGAATGGATATCTGCTGAATAACTTGTTGCCGCGTACGGATCTGATTGAATCCATGGGTATGTACCCACTTTTAATCGGCAATGATAAATGTTACGCGGCAACACAGATTGCCTATAAGTTGGATATCACAGGTCCTGTTATGGCCGTTGATACGGCGTGCTCGACAGGATTGGTAGCGACACACCAGGCATATAGAAGTCTTCTTGCGTATGACTGTGATATAGCTGTCGCCGGTGCTGTTAAATTGAATGTCCCTCAAACCGGGTATTACTATGAGCAAGGCAGCATAAACTCTCCGGATGGACATTGCAGGGCATTTGATGAAAGGGCGAAAGGTACAATCTTTGGCAGTGGTGTCGGTGTTGTTGTGCTGAAACGTCTGGAAGATGCCCTAAGGGATGGAGATACTATCCATGCTGTAATTAAAGGATCATCGATTAATAATGACGGGGCAGCGAAGGTAGGTTTTACCGCGCCGGGGGTTAAGGGGCAACAGGAAGTAATATCGGAAGCCCTGGCTTTTTCTGAAGTTGACCCGGAAAGCATTTCCTATATAGAAGCGCATGGCACGGGCACACAGTTGGGGGATCCTATTGAATTTGAAGCTTTACAGGGTGCTTTTTCAAGTGCCACGCAAAAAAAGCAATTTTGCGCACTGGGGTCTGTAAAAACGAATATAGGCCATTTGGAGACAGCTGCAGGCATGGCAAGTTTAATTAAGGTAATTCTCGCTTTAAAGAATGAAAAAATACCACCAAGCTTGCATTTTGAAAATGCAAACCCTGAAGTCGACTTCAACAACAGCTGTTTCTACTTTAATAAGACATTAATGGATTGGAAGGTAACTGATTTCCCACTACGTGCGGGAGTAAGTTCATTCGGCATAGGCGGAACAAATGCACATCTAATTTTGGAGCAGCCTCCAAAACCTCGTGTAAGTGAATCCGATATTAAAACGCATCTGTTTCCGCTGTCCGCAAAATCCAAAGGTGCGCTTTCACTTGTTGTAAAGAATTTTAAGTCATATCTAATTGAAAATCCAAACGCTAATTTAGCTGACGTTGCCTACACCTTGCAAAATGGAAGGGAGGATTTTTCATTTAGACTAGTGCTGAGGGGGGGCGACATTAAAGAAGTATTGCTTTCCATCGAAAGCAGCAATGTGGATGCCGTTAGTGGAATTGATGCGAGAAGGTCTAAAGCCCCAGGCAATATTGCAGACATTGGCAATGAAGGGATAAAAGATTTGCCGTCGCTCTGTAAAAAACTGGAAAGTGACTGGTTGTCGGGTACAGACGTCAATTGGAAATTGATTTATGGTGACGAAAAGAGAATTAGAATTTCGCTTCCATCATATCCTTTCGAAAGAAAGCCGTATTGGATTGACCCACCACAGCACAAATCCCTGATTGCGTTCGACAATCAATTCGTAGAACCCCCGGAAAAAGGTGAAGCAGAGGCAATTGAAAGTTACAACTGCCATTTTGATTCAGACATCGCCCAAATACAAAATATAATACTAAGAATATGGGAGGATTTGCTTGGTAAAAAAGATATTGCGATACACGATAATTATTTTGATTTGGGTGGGCAGTCGTTAACAGCCTCTCGAATAATGGTCCGTATAGAAGAGAATACCGGTATCGAATTACAGGTACAGGATCTGTATGAGGCTGCAACAATAGAAAAGTTGTCAAGGCGTGTGCTTGAAAATCAAATGAAAATTTTGGAAGAGGGCGTTGAATCCCTTCTCGCTGAAATATAA